AGAATTACGAGGAGTTCGCGAAGTCGATCAACGAGCAGAGCGAACGCCTGCTGACCATTCGCGGGCTGATGGAATTCAAGCTGGCCGACGAGCCGATCCCGCTCGAAGAGGTCGAACCGGCGAGCGAAATCGTCAAGCGGTTCAGCACCGGCGCGATGAGCTTCGGCTCGATCAGTCACGAGGCGCACTCGACGCTGGCGATCGCGATGAACCGCATCGGAGGGCGCTCGAACACCGGCGAAGGCGGCGAGGAACCATTCCGTTTCAAGCCGATGGAAAGCGGCGATTCGATGCGCAGCCGGATCAAGCAGGTCGCCTCGGGCCGGTTCGGCGTCACGACCGAATACCTCGTCAATTCGGACGATATCCAGATCAAGATGGCGCAGGGCGCAAAGCCCGGCGAAGGCGGGCAGCTGCCCGGGCACAAGGTCGACAAGCGCATCGGCGCGGTGCGGCATTCGACGCCGGGCGTGGGCCTGATCTCACCGCCGCCGCACCACGATATCTATTCGATCGAGGATCTCGCGCAGCTGATCCACGACCTCAAGAACGTGAACACCGAAGCGCGGATTTCGGTCAAGCTCGTCTCCGAAGTCGGGGTCGGCACCGTGGCGGCGGGCGTGTCCAAGGCGCGCGCCGATCACGTCACGATCTCCGGCTATGACGGCGGGACGGGCGCATCGCCGCTGACCAGCCTCACCCATGCCGGCAGCCCGTGGGAAATCGGCCTTGCCGAGACCCAGCAGACGCTGCTGCTCAACGATCTGCGCAGCCGCATCGCGGTGCAGGTCGATGGCGGCCTTCGTACCGGTCGCGACGTCGCGATCGGCGCGCTGCTCGGCGCGGACGAATTCGGCTTTGCGACCGCCCCGCTGATCGCGGCGGGCTGCATCATGATGCGCAAGTGCCACCTCAACACCTGCCCGGTCGGCGTGGCGACGCAGGATCCGGAGCTGCGCAAGCGCTTTACCGGCCAGCCCGAGCATGTCGTCAACTACATGTTCTTCGTCGCCGAGGAGCTGCGCCAGATCATGGCCGAACTGGGCTTCCGCACGGTCGAGGACATGATCGGCCGGGTCGACCGGCTCGACATGACCCGGATGCACCGCCACTGGAAGGCGCGCGGGATCGACCTCACCCGGCTGCTCCACAAGCCCGAGCTTCCCGAAGGCACGCCGCTGCGCAATGTCGAGACGCAGGACCACGGGCTCGGCGCCGCGCTCGACAACGCGCTGATCGCCGATTGCAAGGATGCGATCATTGCGCGCAAGCCGGTGCAGCTCGATTACGCGGTCCGCAATGTCAATCGCACGGTCGGCACGATGCTGTCGGGCGAAGTCGCCAAGGCGCACGGGCACGAAGGCCTGCCGCCCGACACGATCCGGGTGAACTTCACCGGGGTCGCGGGGCAGAGCTTCGGCGCGTGGCTTGCGCACGGCATCACGCTCGACCTGTCGGGCGATGCCAACGACTACGTCGGCAAGGGCCTGTCCGGCGGACGAATCATCATCCGTCAACCCGATAGTGCCAACCGGAATCCGGGCGAGAACATCATTGTTGGCAACACCGTGCTCTACGGCGCGATCGCGGGCGAGGCGTATTTCAACGGCGTCGCGGGCGAACGCTTCGCGGTGCGCAATTCGGGCGCGATCGCCGTGGTCGAGGGCGCGGGTGACCACGCCTGCGAATACATGACCGGGGGGTCGTGGTGGTGCTGGGCAAGACCGGGCGCAACTTCGCCGCGGGCATGAGCGGCGGTGTCGCCTATGTCTACGACCCGGACGGCGCATTCGGCGATCTGGTGAACCACGCGCAGGTCGACCTGCTCCCGGTTTCCGCCGAGCCCGATCTCGAAGAAGGCACCGGCCGGCCGCAGCAGCGCGGGCGCTCGGTCCACGATTTCGGGATGGGCGACATGCTGCGCCACGATGCCGAGCGGCTGCGCATCCTGGTCGAACGGCACCAGCTGCACACCGGCAGCGCGATCGCCGCCGAATTGCTGGCCGACTGGAACGCGGCGCTCGGTCGGTTCGTCAAGGTGATGCCGCGCGATTACAAGCGCGCGCTCGAAACGCTCGAAGCCGAACGGCGCGAAGCCGAAAGCGTGGCGGCGGAATGACGCAGCAAAAGCTCAACTGTCACCCCTGCGAAGGCAGGGGTCCAGATAGCGCGGCAGCAGCGCGCAACTTCAAACTCAGCTGGACCCCCGCCTGCGCGGGGGCTTCGGCCCAATCGGAGATTTGACCTCGTGGGCAAGGAAACCGGGTTTCTCGAACTGGATCGGCGCGATCGGGATTATCTCGATCCCAAGGAGCGTCTGGGCAACTACCGCGAATTCGTGGTCCAGCCGGACGATGCGACGCTCGCCGGGCAGGCGTCGCGCTGCATGAACTGCGGCATTCCCTATTGTCACAACGGCTGCCCGGTGAACAACCTGATCCCGGACTGGAACCACCTCGTCTACGAAGACGACTGGCGCAACGCGCTCGACGTGCTGCATTCCACCAATAACTTCCCCGAATTCACCGGCCGCATCTGCCCCGCCCCGTGCGAGGCGAGCTGCACGCTCAACATCGTCGACCAGCCGGTGACGATCAAATCGATCGAATGCGCGATCGTCGATCGCGGGTGGAAGGAAGGCTGGATCGAGCCGCAGATTCCCGAGACGAAGACCGGCAAGTCGGTCGCGGTGGTCGGTTCCGGCCCCGCCGGCATGGCCTGCGCACAGCAGCTCGCGCGCGCCGGGCACAGCGTCACCCTGTTCGAAAAGAACGACCGGGTCGGCGGGCTGCTGCGCTACGGCATCCCCGACTTCAAAATGGAAAAACACCTGATCAGCCGCCGCTGCATCCAGATGGAAGCCGAAGGGGTCGAGTTCAAAACGTCGAAGGAAGTCGGCGTCGATGTTTCGTTCAAGAGCCTGCAGGAAAACTTCGACGCGATCGTGCTTTCGGGCGGCGCCGAGGATGCCCGCGCGCTTTCGATCCCCGGCGCGGAAATGCCCGGCGTGCGGCTCGCGATGGAGTTCCTGACCCAGCAGAACAAGCGCAACGCCGGCGACGACGAGCTGCGCGCCGCGCCGCGCGGCAGCCTGCTCGCGACCGACAAGCATGTGGTGGTGATCGGCGGCGGCGATACCGGCAGCGACTGCGTCGGCACCTCCAACCGGCAGGGCGCGAAGAGCGTGACCCAGCTCGAGATCATGCCCAAGCCGCCGGAAAAGGAAGACAAGGCGCTGACCTGGCCCGACTGGCCATTGAAGCTGCGCACTTCCTCGAGCCACGAGGAAGGCGTCGAGCGCGACTGGGCTGTTCTCACCAAGCGCGTGATCGGCGATGGCGACACCGTCACCGGGCTCGAATGCGCGCGGGTCGAATGGGTGGATGGCCAGATGCGCGAAGTCGTCGGCAGCGAATTCACCATTCCAGCCGACCTGATCCTGCTTGCAATGGGCTTTGTCGGGCCGAAGAAGGCAGGGCTGCTCGAACAGGCGGGGGTCGAGCTGACCGAGCGCGGAAACGTGTCTGCCAACACCGAAGACTACACCACCAGCGTGCCCGGCGTGTTTGCCTGCGGCGACATTCGGCGCGGGCAAAGCCTGGTCGTGTGGGCGATCCGCGAAGGTCGACAGGCCGCGCGCGCGGTCGACGAGGCGCTGATGGGTGTGACCGAATTGCCGCGTTGAGCGCTCGTCCCGCCCCGTTTCGGGCACACGCCGCACAAAAAGTGATCGCCAGCCGATAAATTCCGTTGCGTTTTTCGCGCGATGGGTGCGTGTTGCGCGGCAGACAAACATGTTTGGGAGACGGCGTTCGGCGCTCGTCCGGGTCGCACGGCCCGCCACGGGTACCCCTCGCCGAGATAACAGGGTGGTCATGCGATTCGGGCGCGGGAACCACAGGGGAGCATGAGATGCAGGTCACTCCGGCCAATCCAAAAAACTCGCTGTGCGCTCGTGCGCTCGTTCTGGCAGCCCTTGGCGGTGGATCGCTTGCGTTGGCGAGCCCCGCATTGGCGGAGAGCGGAGCCGACCCGTTCGACTACGCCGTCGCCTTCGATGCGGAATTCGACGAGGCACAGGTGCGCCCCGCTCCTCAGGGCGGGATCGTCCTGCTGCCCGAAGACGTCGAGCGCTTCGCACAAGCTGCGTCGACCGCGCCGGTTTCCTCCGCCGCGCCGCTGCTCTCGCTGCAAGGCAAGGCGTTGATCCCGCCCGGCCCGCCGAAACCCTTTTCGGCGCGGCTGGTCGTCTCGCAATTCGTCGATGTCCCGGTCGCGGGCGATGCCGACGACGTGGTGCGCTACAGCGGGCGCGCCGATGCCTATGTCGATATCGGCGGGAGTAATTTCGGGCTCGATGACAGCTGGCAGCTGACGCTGCGGCCAGAATACACCTGGGGCAAGACTTCGAACGGCGCGATCGGGCTGATCCCCAGCAACACCTCGCTGTTCCGCCCCGAAGGCGCGGGCGATTTCGACCTGTCGGTCAGCATTTCGAAGCGCTGGAAATCGGGCGCCAAGCTAACCATCGGCAAGGTCAACGTGCTCGACATCTCGGGCTCGCTACCGGTGGTCGAAAGCGACGGGCATTACGGCTTCCAGAACCTCGGTCTGGCGCTGCCGCCGACCGCCGTGGTCCCCAACACGCTAACCGGCGCGCAGCTCGAAATTCCGACCAAGAATTTCATCTACCGCCTGTGGGTGTTCGATCCGGATTCGCAATACCAGCGCACCGGCTTCGAAACCGCGTTCGAAAGCGGCGTCGCCTTCATGGCAGCCGCCGCCTACAAGGCGCGGATCGGCAAGATGCCGGGCATCTACAATTTCGCAGTGGTCGGATCGACCCGCGACCAGTTCGCGGTCGATATCCTGCCGCGCGCGCTTACCCCGCCGCCGCAGCCGATCGCCTCGTTCGGCGACGAAAGCGGCGAGCTGGCGGTGCAGCTTTCGGCCTATCAGTTCATCACGCTCTATCCCGAAGCACCGGGCAAGGGCTGGGGCATCCTCGCCCGGTTCCAGGCTTCCAGCGGCGACCCGACCTTCCTCGATTACTCGGGCTATTTCGGGATTTCGGGCAATCCCCGCAAGCGCCCGCAGGACCGCTTCGGCCTCGCCTATTTCCAGTATTCGCTGACCGACGAGCTGGTCGACGACATCGCCTTCCGCCTGCCGATCGAGGACGAACAGGGCGTCGAGGCGTTCTACACGCTTGGCATCCACAAGGGATTCGAGCTGACGGTCAATGCGCAGCTGATCGACAGCGCGGTCGCGTTCCGCGACACCGGAGTGCTGGTCGGTGCACGTCTGACGGCAGGATTCTGAGATGCGATGCGCTGCCGGTCTCGCGCTGGCGGCAGCGCTGGTGACAGGCGGCTGTGTCCATGTCACTTCGCCGGAAGACACGGCTGACGTCGCAAAGCGCTTCGTCGGCGATTACGATGGCAGCTCGTTCGAGACATTCGCAGGTATGCGGATCACGGACGATCGCCGCTGGGAATGGGCGCTGTCAGTAGGAGCGCTAGACCTGCGCTCAAGTGGCACATGGCGCGTCGACGACACCAGCATCCATTTCACCACCGATCCTGAGCCGGTACCGGCAGAAATCCGCATGCTCGGACTGGTGCCGGGTAAAGGCGACCGGTTGGTGGACCTCGTCCACACGAATGGCGAACCCTTTGCCTACGCCGATGCCTGGATAGAGTGTGCAGACGGTTCGATCGATTTTCAGGCGGTTTCGGACGAGACTCTCCTCGATCCGGACGATCCGCCCCCGGAAAGATGCACCGAGCCGGTCGCCGTCACCGTCCGGCAGAGCAATTACAAGGTGGATTCGCCACGTTATGTATTGGCCGACATCGGCTGGACTCCTAGCCAGATGCTGAAATTCGAGTTCGTGCCCAACGATCTGGGCGTAATGAGCCTCACCGGCATGCGCGGATACCTGACCAAGGGTGATCGAATCCTGACTGTCGAGGGTCCACTGGGAACCGAGGAAATGCGCCGAGTAACAGCTGCACCTGCGGCTGAATGAAGCCACGCTTTCTGATCACCGGGTCCTCGGGCGGGGGCAAGTCCACCTTGATCGCACGCCCTGCGCAGCGCGGCGCCCGTGTCGTCCGTGAACCGGGCCTTCGCGTGAGTCAGGGCGAAGGACCGAAACCATGGGAAGATCGGGCGGAATTCGTCCTCGCGCAGGATCGCTAGCCAGCGCCTCCCGCACACCCCACGCACATCGCGACGCCGGGATCGTGGCGCAGGCGCGCTGCGGCGATCGCTTCGCCGCAGCGCACGCAATAGCCCCATTCGCCTTCGTCGAGCCGTTCGAGCGCGGCCCTGATCCGCGCCCGCTCAGCCGCACGGCGGCGTTCCTGCGCCTGCGCCATCGCCTGCTGCTGCATCGCGTCCATCCGCGAGAGCCGACCGACGCTGTCCTGCTGCAATTCGACCGTGTCGCGCGAATCCGCGTTGGTGGCGTCTTCTTGCTCGAGCTGCGCTTGCCGTTCGAGCAAAGCCTGGCGGGCCTCCTCTTCGGTCATCCCAGCGACCAGTCGATCACGCCGCGCCCGTGGCTTTCGAGAAAGGCATTGGCCTGGCTGAACGGGCGCGAGCCGAAAAAGCCGTTATGCGCCGAGAGCGGGCTGGGGTGGGGTGACGTCAGCACAAGGTGGTGCTGAGAGGTGCCAAGCGCGCGCACTCGTCCCGCTTTCTTCTTCGCATGGCTGCCCCACAGGATGAACACGGTCGGATCGCCGCGCTCGGCCACCGCCGCGACGGCGGCGTCGGTGATCGCATCCCACCCGCGACCGGCATGGCTGCCCGCCTGCCCGGCCGCCACGGTCAGCGTGTTGTTGAGCAGCAGCAGCCCCTGCTGCGCCCATTTCGACAGATTGCCGTGCGCGGGCCGTGCGATCCCGCAATCGCTCTCCAGCTCCTTGAAGATGTTGACCAGCGAGGGCGGCACCTTGACCCCGTCCTGCACCGAGAATGCGAGACCGTGCGCCTGGTTCGGCCCGTGATAGGGATCCTGCCCGAGAATCACCACCCGCACTGCGTCGAGCGGCGTCATTGCCAGCGCGGCAAGCCGGGTGCCGCGCGGCGGGTAGATAACCTTGCCCGCGTCCTCCTGCGCGCGCAGCCAGCCGCCGAGCTTGCGTGCTTCGGGCTGCGCCAGCACCGGTTCGAGCGCGTCGCGCCAGCTTTCGGGTATTGCCTCGCTCGCCATTCCGACACTGCTACACCCGGTTGCAGGGCGCGCGCGAGTGCGCCCTTTCCCTCTTTCCCCAATGGTCCTAGAGAACACAGCCGACATGACAGTGCATTTCCACGAAGAAGACCTGCCCGCAGGCGTGCTCGAGGGCGCGAGCGATCTCGCGGTCGATACCGAAACCATGGGCCTCGTGACGCCGCGCGACCGGCTGTGCGTGGTGCAGATCAGCGACGGCTCGGGCGATGAGCATCTGGTGCGGTTTGCGCCCGGCAGCGATTACGCCGCTCCCAATCTCAAGGCGATCCTCGGCAATCGCGATCGGACCAAGCTGTATCACTTCGCCCGCTTCGATCTCGCCGCGATCCACCACTACCTCGGGGTGATGGCCGGGCCGGTGTTCTGCACCAAGATCGCCAGCAAGCTGACCCGCACCTACACCGACCGGCACGGGCTCAAGAACCTGGTCGACGAATTGCTGGGCGAAACCCTGTCGAAGCAGCAGCAGAGCTCCGACTGGGGCGGCCCCGAACTCAGCGAGGCGCAGCGCGATTATGCCGCTTCCGATGTCCGCTACCTGCACCGCCTGCGCGACGAGCTCGCCGTGCGGCTGGAGCGCGAGGGGCGCACGCACCTCGCCCAGGCCTGTTTCGAATTCCTGCCCACCCGCGCGCTGCTCGACATCGCCGGTTGGGCCGATCACGACATCTTCAGCCACGCGTAAGCGCCACGGAGCGATACACCGCCGCCATGATTACCAAGCGCCGCATCGAAACCAGCGAAGCGATGGCTCTGCGCAGCAAGCGCCAGCATCTCGCCGCGCCGGGCGGATCGCACGATCGGCTGGTCGGCTTTCTCGCGCGCGCGCTGCCGATGGCGGTCGGGCTGATCGCGGCGCTGATGGTGATCACTCCGCTTTCGCCGCGCGGCGAGGTCAGCTTTCTGCTCGATCGCAACAAGGTGGCGATGATCAACGAGCGGTTGAGCGTCGACAACGCGATGTATCGTGGGCGCGACGACGAAGGGCGACCGTTCTCGATCACCGCCGGTGAAGCCGTGCAGCGCTCGAGCGTGGAAGGGCTGGTGCGGATGGACGATCTCGTCGCCCAATTGCTGCTTACCGATGGGCCGGCGCGGATCAGCGCGCCCGGCGGCACCTACGACATCGACGAGGAAGTGGTGACGATCAACGGAGAGGTGCGGCTGACTGCGGCCGACGGCTACACGATGACGGCGCGCGGCGTGTCGGTCGATCTGCAGGCGCGCACGATGCGCGGCGACAACGGGGTCGAGGGCAAGGTCCCCGCGGGTGCGTTCTCGGCGCGGGCGATCGAAGCCGATCTCGGCGCGCGCACGATCGCGCTGGACGGCAATGCGCGACTGTCGATGATCCCGGGAAAGTTGAGGGTACCGTGATGGCGAATGACACCGACCGATCGATCCAGCCGCGCCGCCACCGGTTGAGCCGGGTTGCGTTCGGATGGGCGGCAGGCGGATTTGCGCTCGGGCTGGTGGCGATCGGCGGGATCGGCCTGCAGGCGCAGGGCATCGCCAGCCACAACACCAACGCGCCGGTGAACTACGCGGCTGATCGGATCGAATTGCAGGATCGGCAGAACCGGGTGGTGCTTTCCGGCAACGTCGTGATCGACCAGGCCGGCCTGCGGGTGCAATCCGCGCGCACGCTGGTCAATTACGATGACACCGGATCCCTGCGGATCGACCGAATCACCGCGACCGGCGGCGTCACCGTCACCCGCGGCAACGAGCGCGCGAACGGGGACGTGGCGATTTACGACTTCAACCGC
The Erythrobacter sp. JK5 DNA segment above includes these coding regions:
- a CDS encoding ribonuclease D, translated to MTVHFHEEDLPAGVLEGASDLAVDTETMGLVTPRDRLCVVQISDGSGDEHLVRFAPGSDYAAPNLKAILGNRDRTKLYHFARFDLAAIHHYLGVMAGPVFCTKIASKLTRTYTDRHGLKNLVDELLGETLSKQQQSSDWGGPELSEAQRDYAASDVRYLHRLRDELAVRLEREGRTHLAQACFEFLPTRALLDIAGWADHDIFSHA
- the lptC gene encoding LPS export ABC transporter periplasmic protein LptC: MITKRRIETSEAMALRSKRQHLAAPGGSHDRLVGFLARALPMAVGLIAALMVITPLSPRGEVSFLLDRNKVAMINERLSVDNAMYRGRDDEGRPFSITAGEAVQRSSVEGLVRMDDLVAQLLLTDGPARISAPGGTYDIDEEVVTINGEVRLTAADGYTMTARGVSVDLQARTMRGDNGVEGKVPAGAFSARAIEADLGARTIALDGNARLSMIPGKLRVP
- a CDS encoding carbohydrate porin yields the protein MQVTPANPKNSLCARALVLAALGGGSLALASPALAESGADPFDYAVAFDAEFDEAQVRPAPQGGIVLLPEDVERFAQAASTAPVSSAAPLLSLQGKALIPPGPPKPFSARLVVSQFVDVPVAGDADDVVRYSGRADAYVDIGGSNFGLDDSWQLTLRPEYTWGKTSNGAIGLIPSNTSLFRPEGAGDFDLSVSISKRWKSGAKLTIGKVNVLDISGSLPVVESDGHYGFQNLGLALPPTAVVPNTLTGAQLEIPTKNFIYRLWVFDPDSQYQRTGFETAFESGVAFMAAAAYKARIGKMPGIYNFAVVGSTRDQFAVDILPRALTPPPQPIASFGDESGELAVQLSAYQFITLYPEAPGKGWGILARFQASSGDPTFLDYSGYFGISGNPRKRPQDRFGLAYFQYSLTDELVDDIAFRLPIEDEQGVEAFYTLGIHKGFELTVNAQLIDSAVAFRDTGVLVGARLTAGF
- a CDS encoding glutamate synthase subunit beta, whose product is MGKETGFLELDRRDRDYLDPKERLGNYREFVVQPDDATLAGQASRCMNCGIPYCHNGCPVNNLIPDWNHLVYEDDWRNALDVLHSTNNFPEFTGRICPAPCEASCTLNIVDQPVTIKSIECAIVDRGWKEGWIEPQIPETKTGKSVAVVGSGPAGMACAQQLARAGHSVTLFEKNDRVGGLLRYGIPDFKMEKHLISRRCIQMEAEGVEFKTSKEVGVDVSFKSLQENFDAIVLSGGAEDARALSIPGAEMPGVRLAMEFLTQQNKRNAGDDELRAAPRGSLLATDKHVVVIGGGDTGSDCVGTSNRQGAKSVTQLEIMPKPPEKEDKALTWPDWPLKLRTSSSHEEGVERDWAVLTKRVIGDGDTVTGLECARVEWVDGQMREVVGSEFTIPADLILLAMGFVGPKKAGLLEQAGVELTERGNVSANTEDYTTSVPGVFACGDIRRGQSLVVWAIREGRQAARAVDEALMGVTELPR
- a CDS encoding AAA family ATPase; amino-acid sequence: MKPRFLITGSSGGGKSTLIARPAQRGARVVREPGLRVSQGEGPKPWEDRAEFVLAQDR
- a CDS encoding TraR/DksA C4-type zinc finger protein, which gives rise to MTEEEARQALLERQAQLEQEDATNADSRDTVELQQDSVGRLSRMDAMQQQAMAQAQERRRAAERARIRAALERLDEGEWGYCVRCGEAIAAARLRHDPGVAMCVGCAGGAG
- a CDS encoding LptA/OstA family protein, with the translated sequence MANDTDRSIQPRRHRLSRVAFGWAAGGFALGLVAIGGIGLQAQGIASHNTNAPVNYAADRIELQDRQNRVVLSGNVVIDQAGLRVQSARTLVNYDDTGSLRIDRITATGGVTVTRGNERANGDVAIYDFNRRIITMAGNVRLRRGTDTLNGGRLVIDLRSGLASVDGRASGTGTPGAGQSGSGRVTGSFSVPQDGGSD
- the ung gene encoding uracil-DNA glycosylase, which translates into the protein MASEAIPESWRDALEPVLAQPEARKLGGWLRAQEDAGKVIYPPRGTRLAALAMTPLDAVRVVILGQDPYHGPNQAHGLAFSVQDGVKVPPSLVNIFKELESDCGIARPAHGNLSKWAQQGLLLLNNTLTVAAGQAGSHAGRGWDAITDAAVAAVAERGDPTVFILWGSHAKKKAGRVRALGTSQHHLVLTSPHPSPLSAHNGFFGSRPFSQANAFLESHGRGVIDWSLG